From a single Hippopotamus amphibius kiboko isolate mHipAmp2 chromosome X, mHipAmp2.hap2, whole genome shotgun sequence genomic region:
- the NAP1L2 gene encoding nucleosome assembly protein 1-like 2, which produces MAESADHKELLKSSQEEAGDKVMMQGPGKQPERGEDAAAGPGEEGGKGEEAAAGSGEGGEKGEDRDEDSDSDRPKGLIGYLLDTDFVESLPVKVKYRVLALKKLQTRVANLESKFLREFHGIERKFAEMYQPLLEKRRQIINAIYEPTKEECEYKSDSEDYADEEMYDEEEMCGNEEGLLHDYMDEDDSCEEYYDYAIEEEEEEDDDDTEAVGDENKEEDPKGIPDFWLTVLKNVDALTPLIKKYDEPILKLLTDIKVKFSDPGEPLSFTLEFHFKPNEYFKNELLTKTYVLKSRLAFYDPHPYRGTAIEYCIGCKIDWNEGKNVTLKTVKKKQKHRIWGTIRTVTEDFPKDSFFSFFTLQGINSNGKDGNDFLLGHNLRTYIIPRSVLFFSGDALESQQEGVIREVNDEIYDKIIYDNWMAAIEEVKACCKNLEAIVEDIDC; this is translated from the coding sequence ATGGCCGAGTCAGCCGACCACAAGGAGCTGTTAAAATCCAGTCAAGAAGAGGCTGGTGATAAAGTAATGATGCAGGGGCCCGGGAAACAGCCGGAGCGCGGTGAAGATGCCGCTGCGGGGCCTGGGGAAGAAGGGGGAAAAGGTGAAGAGGCTGCTGCTGGGTCCGGGGAAGGTGGGGAAAAAGGTGAAGATCGTGATGAGGACTCAGACTCAGACCGTCCAAAAGGACTTATCGGTTATCTTTTAGATACAGACTTTGTTGAAAGTCTACCTGTGAAAGTTAAATACCGTGTGTTAGCCCTCAAAAAGCTTCAAACTAGAGTGGCCAATCTAGAATCCAAATTCCTGAGGGAATTTCATGGTATTGAAAGAAAGTTTGCTGAAATGTATCAACCTTTATTGGAAAAAAGACGTCAGATAATCAATGCAATCTATGAACCTACGAAAGAGGAATGTGAATATAAATCAGACTCCGAGGACTATGCTGATGAGGAGATGTATGATGAGGAAGAGATGTGTGGTAATGAGGAAGGTCTGCTGCATGACTACATGGATGAGGATGACAGTTGTGAAGAATATTATGATTATGCtatagaagaggaggaggaggaggatgacgaTGACACCGAGGCAGTTGGAGATGAGAATAAAGAAGAGGATCCTAAAGGAATTCCTGATTTTTGGCTGACTGTCTTAAAAAACGTTGACGCACTCACTCCTTTGATTAAGAAATACGATGAGCCTATTCTGAAGCTTCTGACTGATATTAAAGTGAAGTTTTCAGATCCTGGTGAGCCTCTCAGTTTCACGCTAGAATTTCACTTCAAACCAAACGAATATTTCAAAAATGAGCTACTGACAAAGACCTATGTGCTGAAGTCAAGGCTAGCGTTTTATGATCCCCATCCCTATAGGGGAACCGCGATTGAGTATTGCATAGGCTGTAAAATAGActggaatgaaggaaagaatgtcACTTTGAAAACAGTCAAGAAAAAGCAGAAACACCGGATCTGGGGAACAATCCGAACTGTGACTGAAGATTTTCCCAAGGAttcattcttcagtttctttactcTTCAAGGAATCAACTCAAATGGAAAGGATGGAAATGATTTTCTACTTGGTCACAATTTACGTACTTACATAATCCCAAGatcagtattatttttctcaGGTGATGCACTTGAATCTCAGCAGGAGGGGGTAATTAGGGAAGTTAATGATGAAATTTATGACAAAATTATTTACGATAATTGGATGGCTGCAATTGAGGAGGTTAAAGCCTGTTGCAAAAATCTTGAGGCAATAGTAGAAGACATTGATTGCTAA